The Naumovozyma dairenensis CBS 421 chromosome 8, complete genome genomic sequence ACATTGTCTGATATGCAGAGGTCTTCttttataaatttaattgagAAAGGTACTTTGCGATTCcgttaataaaattaatgaacaagaaagaCTGGAGAAGTTAAAGAACGAGGAATACTCTCTATCCAATCTTGGATACTCCATATCCTTTATAACCAACTACTTGAAAACAAGATCTCTCTTTCAGAGGAAAACAAACCCAAAACAGCACTTTTTTTTGTGATCTATCACCACACCCAGACATCATATGGGCTTCCCTTGTACCCTATATCCTGGACCCTAGAACTTTACAAGGATATAGCCCCCCGATCCCCCGAAACCCTAAATAGAAAAGAGGCTGTtcatttttgtttccaATTCCCGATTTCTATCGTATACGTGAAATCCAATAGATAATAGTCTACGTAGTACAAACAACTGCAAGGGAACACTGGAACTGAAACTGGAACtggaagatgaagaaggaaaaagatCCAAATTAATTCACCTATCTAAGAAAAGTGTATAAAAAGCTCTTTAAAAAGAGATAGCATACAAAAAGAACCTTATCTTCACTTCCTAAAGAAAAGAGCAGAAGACCAGATAGTATTCACTAAGGAAAATGGCACTAGGCATCACccaattcattaatatagCTGGGATCGtgaaagatttgaaaagttttaaCTTCAGTGTATATGGTAGATGGTTCGGAtacatcaatattatcCTATGTATTGGATTAGGTATCTCCAATTTATTCCATGTAAATGCAGTAATTGCATTTGGTATTGTAAGTATAATTCAAGGGTTAgtaattttattcattgaaattcCATTcctattgaaaatttgtCCTCTGAGTGAAAggtttattgaattcattaaaagaTTCGAAACAAATGGGTATAGATGTGTCTTTTATTTAGTAATGGCcataattcaatattgtTCTATCGCTTTAATGGCAACAAGTTTAATTGTTGTGGCTGTCGGGTTGACCATATCTTCAATTAGTTATGCTATAGCTTTCACAAATCATCAAGAATTCCAAAATACTcaaatcttgaaaaatcCAACCGATCCGGATTTCCCAAGAGAAGCTGTAGTTAGAGAAATGCTTTAGTCATGGATGCTTGCTAGATGAACAGACTTATACttcaatatcaacaatattatcatcacGTCAACGTTTTTTGTACTGCATCGACATATGAAGCTGTcttaaatttgaaaagaagtTTTAATAAAAACATGATACAAGAATGAAACCAAAGtaagtaaaaaaaaaaaataaaagaaagtCTCGTTCAAGAGTCTCGTTTCTAGTCGTGCTGCCACAGTGTGGCACCTATCTAATATTCtatatttcaaaagatcTTTGTAAGTTTTGCTTAATTCAACTTTTTTCCtccatttctttttcttttcgtaATGCAGAACTTGATTAAAAAATTTTTTAAACTATTTAGACTTTATACTAATAGTTATAAACTAACGTTACAAtgattgatatattttatagAGCTGGGTATGATATGCTAATATTATGTGCAATTTTATTCTCTTCAATCTCATCTTGAATGCGCTGCtttctttttgaatttatttcaGTGCGAGGGGGGGAACGTGAAGTGAAGTGAAAGTGAAAGTGAAAGTGAAAGTGAAAGTGAAGGGGAATGTGAATATTATCTCTTTTCctcaattattatattcatcaatCAGAATATTTAACAGCCTTTTGACGtcttctttattaattaaaccTTCAGAAATTAAATCCTTAATAGTAATACCTGTTTCATACCCAGGTGTCGAAACGGCATTATCAACAGTACCTGCAACGGTATTATTCATCCCATCATTAATGCTCATAATACTTGGAGCTGCTGACGTTACAAAGGCCACTGAAGCAGCAGCAGTTTgtgaagaaataaaatttcgtaattttaattcattaattaaattatttggatGCTTCAATTTCATATGTTGTAAAAGATTATCTCTTCTCTTGTGTCTACTCAAACACCAGGGGCATAAATAATGTCGTTCTGATGAATGTGATAGTAAATGTCGCTTTAACCATGACCGccttttgaatttcttctcACATATTCGACACCGATAGGATTGtgattcaatatcaaaCTCTCCCATGGATAATATCGTTGCGATAGCTACAGCATTgctattgttgttgttgatgatggtgGTAGTGTTGGAATTTGCATTATCCGGGTTAGGATTAGTATTATCAatagaaaaggaagaatcatttcttctttcttctttgggAGCTACAATATTAGGGTATGAGAAAGGCAATTGTCCCGTTTTGAAATTAGGTTGGGTCACAACTGTTTGTGATGTAATAAAGTTTTGTGAGTGATGCGAACGACTAATATCTTCAGGCACCATTTGATAATTGGGAGAAGTATAATAAATGTTACTGTTGGTATGCGAATGAACAACATTATTCAGAGTCGATGGTATATATTGTTTGGACGCTATTTGTTCCGGTTGCACGGGTACCTTCTGGCCATTATCAATATACATATTAGGCAAGGCATTTGAATTTTGCCTTTGGAAGGTTGTGACAGGAACAGTAGTTGGAATAGTGGGCATATAAGAAATAGGTGGAGCATTAGATATCAATAAAGGCTCTTGTTGTCCTGTCGGTATTTGTGGCATTCCATATGCAGTAAAGTATTGACTATGAAGGGGGACTGCCTGTATTACCGTCTGGTTCATATTTCTAAGAGGTACTCTTCCATAAACCGGAGCCTGTTGTGGATGGCCTATGGTAGCTTGGAAATCTTGCTGAATAGGAAGAGCATGATTTGTGGAAGGAGGAGGTGGTGGAGGAACACTTTGTTGACCTACAAACCgtggttgttgttgatgatatatCGGAGTATAGTCAGAAGGATAAGACTGTCGTTGATAGGGTTGTTGTATGAGTGATGTCTGTTTTGGGACTCCATTATCAGAATTATCATCtgcttttttttcttcatcggTATTTGTTGGTTTGGTCCAATGGTATAGCATTGGAGATGTGTTAGAAATTGATCTATTAATACTTGAATTATTCATGAACATTCCAGATTCCTTTCCAAGGGTATTGATAGGAGGATGCTGCACTAGGGGATTATTCCTTTGAAACCCTTGTCCCAGCGGCTGTTGTGAACGGTTTTCGAACTGTGACGGCCCATTATTCTGTGCATTTTGGCTTTGAAAATTAGACTGTGGCTCTTGTTTTGCAGTGTATTGACCTGTAGTAAAGTCACTATTGCCCATTAGACGCTTACCAGCATCATTCATGACACAATAAAGATCGTTGTTACCTCTGACTTCTGAATTTTTTGACCAAATATTGCAACCTTTGAATATCGGTCTGTATTTCCGTAATCAATataaaatgatgataaaaaaaatctgGTACTGTCACTCGATGAATTAAAGAACTTGCCTTTTTCAGAAACAAACAGCGTTTATTCAACTAAAAAAGAGCGATATTTGGCAAAGAGCTCCTTCGTAGCATCAAATGTACGCAGGAAGGTAATTGAGTAAAGAGGTATAAATACAACCAATACCTAAAGGGACAAATGGGGAGACTTCCGATGAAAGATACTTTTTCCTGAATACTTAAAAACGTATCtgaggaaaaaaattaatagcAAGATTTAGATCAAACAGTAGGATTGTGTGAATTCAAAGAAGTGAATAAGAGCTTCttgtttcatcattatatttttatcatctttcACATTCAATCATCATGATCGGGGGACTGCATTGATTGTCTGCCTTCCCATTCCTACTCATGATACGGTTCTAGGAAAATACTATCCGTAGGAAAAACCGTATTCAGAACTGTACCGCGCATATTGcattaaaattgaataattatttGGTGGATTGTTGTAGCGGTTGTTCAGACGCTGATATCGGACCACATTGATCTCTAAACTAATTTAACGTCTTAAATACCTAAGCGTGAACCTCTTTTTTTTGGGTGCCCTTCCCAATTACATACTAGTACCTTCTGCAGTCACGCAGGAAAATATCCCCCCGTGCCTCTCTGCCATCAGTTTGATAAGCTTTAAACTTTTTCGTGTTTGGGCTGGCGCTTGGAAAAACCCTTTTCAAGAGAAACCACACGgccttttcttcaaataattaaGTTTCAGCGGTAAACATATGGAACAGATCCTTCGCCGACAAGGAAGAATCAAGTTGTTTCAAATGGGGGCGTTCTCTAAAATGATGCCGTATGATCTACAAATTCTATGAGTACTTATttataaaacaatattcaAGGATAACCTAGTCAATATTTTGGTTCACCCCAGAGAGAAGTATAATGAACTATCCGATAAAACTGTATATACACAATAGTCAACTAGACTTTTTAGTATTGACGTATGAAAATAGACCTCGGaataattaaataaataggAACTCTTACGATTCAAGGTTATTTTAACTTTTTTCGGAGATATGCAAAAATGTTTTCATTATGTATTCTACATCGCCTAGGGGTTCTTTCGGGGTTTAGGAACGTGTGTATATAACTTACTACGTGGTTGTGAAGGTAGATCCCAGGTACGAGATACCTTTCTTAGAATAAAATGTTTTTCACCTATTTATCTACGTATagaattttatattatagtTTTAAAAATACCTTTGACTTCAATCGGGTGTCCTAACGCCAGAATTTTATAAACGGAATAGTTATATGATTTAGGACGACAGTACGATGATCGTAAATTCTCTTCCATTTTTGATCGTTTTCTAACAAAAGCTTATAGTATAATAGTTGGTAAGTACAGTTCTTTAATATGTCGCAGGCAATTTGCCTGAAAGTATAATCAGGAAGCATTATATGCGAGGAGGCCAATATGTATCATACATCGTATACGCTTTCTTTTGACAGAATAAACGtatgttgtttttttgcCTAAATAATGGTTGCCTTTGGCCTATGTACATTCTTTAGATGCTATGTCATTAAAGATGCATCATGAGCGCACAATGGTggataaataaaatatgcTTACGTTACAGCCCTATCACCGTTGAActcatcatcaaaatattcCCCTCTTTGGTAAATCAACCCCTTTACTTTGTTCAATTGTTCTGGTTTGTCCCATCTGGGTATAAAAACCCTTTTAAGCATAAAAtaggaaaaattaaagaggGATGTCCGCATAGAATGTCAAAAGGAGCAAAGGTTCAAAATCTGTCGTATTTAACACTCCTAAATGGGCGACAATGGGCACCCCTTTTCGCCAGAACTGGACTGGAACAGGTATTCCAACACTAGGTCATACAGTGTAGCTTAGGGCCCCTTTTCCACTATCTACGTAACGATGCTCTTCATGCTCTTCATCTCTCTTCaaaaatgtttcaaaaaacTTTAACCTAACCTCATTCTCTTAAAAGCCTaacaaattttaatatcGGAAAATATCTACCCTCTtggaaaaaacaaaacacaACAATACGTACGTAAGAATGTTAGCATACCGTTTGCATAACGATAACTGACTATTTTGTACGTACCTAAATACACCGTCCGCATAAATTTTGAGAACTGTTGgtaaattataaatatcaAAAGTCAGGCAATTTGGCTGGCCCCCCAATTAGgcattttttgtaatttccatttttattCGCCTAACCCAGTTTAGGCCTTCCTATTTCACAATATTCAACGTTCAAAATCCAATACTCAAAATTTAGCTCAAACTATCCGACATGACACccaaaatttttcaacaattcAATTTGAGCCTGAATCTAACCCAAGTTCAAAAGATTTCCCGGCAAGAAAATGCTTATATCCTTGGTGAGCAAATATCTCTCAATTACTGAGAAATTAATTcctttcaagaaatatatatatatagcttggatttaataatttattacaGAAGAATGTCCTATGAGTCTATTTTCATGAACATCGTTACGCGTAAGTCCCTACTGTCCATCATATATGAAAAACGGAAATCTCTTCAGCTTATTCCTAATATATACTCTTTTCACTCTTTAATGTTTACCTTATTTACTGATCGCAAGGGGATATGATAATAGCGTTttgtttaaattttttgcttcttaagaaaatataaatcaaGGAAGTACATCAATAAGATATAAAAATTACATGACTGAGGTCAGCTTATGCTATATCTGATTCCTACAACTATACCATCACCGTAACAACTTTTGTACCATGAGAAAGATATCTTAAAGGACTTCATGTCTTGCCATTAATTATCATAGTTGATTCGGTATTCAATTGGTGTTCATGAATCTCAAGTGGAGAGTTTATATGTTAACTAACGACTTTTATTCCTTCCACTATTGTCGTGGAACAGTAATTCTTTCACATTTGTATAGAAAAAGACCTACATTATTACACGTTTTTATCGCAAGATAACCACAACAGCTTGAATACAACCGAACGACAGTATTGCCAAGCCGAACGAAGAAATAACACCTGTTTCTGAGACACACACACAATCAACGTAGAAATTGATCGCTATCCTTGTGACAcattaatgatgattaAGTACTTTACTACTGTCTGCCAATTTGCAAATATGGCTAGTCAAAAGTATGTCACATGTCGATTGTACGGACTTCTCTGTCATACTGTATAAGTTATTCTCCTTTACCCCtttccattttcattttcatttccaTTTCCGTAATCGGAGTATTAACTTTGATGGAGCTCTACGAGAATAGTACGGAAACGTGATGAAACCACAAATTGCCGATACATTCTTCTGGCCAACGAATAAACCTCTGGAAAAGCACGTACGTCCTCGAATATCTCATGGCACAATATAAATTATGGAGCTAAGCACTCGATGCAGCAACTTTCTGTACgtaataaatcttttattACCTATATTGTACAAATTTTACTCTTTCCAATATGGACTCTTTGGGCTTACGGCACTTGTGAGGTTGGGAAACGGCAGATGAAGGCCTCTGATGTTCTTTATCTGACTAAACAAGAACTTCTGCACAACATCGATAAGCATTGTTAATAACAAACAAATACTCAAGTGTATACCCCTATTCTGGAAAGCGTTTGAAGTTAGTCTTCCCAGAATTTTTCCCTTTATTGCTATATATCCTGCCGCATAATTAACATGTTGTTTTAAAATAGTGAATGTGTCACGTATTATTCTAAAAAGCTGGATTTGTAACCCACCTACCTACATATGGATCTAATAAGATTGCCCTTACATGCTATCTTTTTGAAGCAATTTGAGCCTTAGAGTTCAAACCCCTGACCAACACGGCTTGTTTTATGTATTTCTTAAAGACCAAGTCTGTAATGTTACAGAAGGAGTAAGCAAGTAGCGAAGTTTCGAGGTTTATGTAGAATAACTTTATTTGGTTTTCAATAAAGTCCGTAGAGATCGGCGTGTCCTTTTTACGTCACCATCTCGAAGCAGAAAACCATCTCTAAATCGAAATAGTTCATTATTTGCCCTTCTTGAGAAGCCCCGCCCAGCATTctcatatataatacagTCCTTGTTACGTAATGCATACTAGGAATGATACAATAAAAGAGAATATTTGTTATGGTGGAAGTTACCAGAATTATTCCCTTCAATTACGCTATTGGTTTTGGTACTCAGatcaataatgaaaaatgtcTAAGAAATCGAAAGTACCTTCAGTATATAGCGCCAACAATGAAATTGGTCCAATAGAGGATTTCAAAGCTGTTCAAGGCTTCAAACAAGGCGACTCCCCCAATTGTGAGACAGAAACATTGAATCATCATGCAGACGATAGAAAATATCGAGGTACAAATACTGCGCCGGTTGACTTTGGTAATGACTCCCAgtcatttttcaatatacctataaatcaaaagtcaaattcaaatagCGAATGTACTATAAATAAACCGGAGGAAATCCATGCTCAGCATCCATATAACAGCACCCAACGGCTTCCGTCCTTTCAAGAAAGTTTCTGCTCGCTAATCTCACCAAGACTCCCTATATATAATCCTATGGTAACTACTGCTAGTTCGCGGGCAATTAGTCCTATTCGGCCAACAATCAATACAGTTCCAATTCCAATTGTTTCCATGCCCATCCAAATGGTGCCTTCGATGACGTACCATACTTCGGATGCTGGCGAGAATTTACATCCCAGTATGAGTAGGCATCTTATGTATGAGAATCCGAGTCAAAACATCACATCGCCCCATAAATATCATGATAACGATAATAAAGGCGAGTATTTGTCAAAATTAGATCCCAACCAGGATTCCTCCTGTCAAAAGGAACAGACACAAAGGAAAGAAGATGGGCCTTACAAATTGGAGAAaccattgaagaattattatgataCGTATTATTCTAAATACCTTGATCATATCGAGTCTCGAAAGGtaaaacaaagaaagagGTCACTGAGGGTGGATTCGATCAATAGTGATGACACAGAAATTGGAAAGAGTATACGGGAAGTTGGTGCTAAAACTTTGAGACCTCAAATAACTAGCGAGAATTCATGTGGGATCAGACCTGTTAGAAGGAGAGGTGTTGGCCAAATTCGgaaggaaaaagaatagAAGTTGATACTTTTCGAATTCTAGGAAACATAAACTGCTTGGCTTACGTCAACTTGAGAGCACATACATTTCTCCATTGTAAAAGATCAGAACATTAATCAGATGCGAGAATGATCCGTATTTTACTTATGCTCTCCATGACAATCActgttattaatattgcGTGTTAATTTCGGCCCCTTACTCTACTAAACCTGAACAAACATTTCTGTTTTGAGCGTGCCTAGGTTATTAAATGGATAACGTTGATTGCAGAAAGAAGATCATCCGTATCCCCTTTTCTGGAAGTATAGCCGGTATGGGCGCTGAGTCATATATAGACTTTGTTGTACTTTAACTCGtgtaaattatataatattgaacATGATCAGCAACTTAATGGCATTAAGCCCCAAGCATCAGTATATAGCTATTTAACATTTTACGTGGACTATGTAGGTTACAGACACATTTGCCGAAAATTTAGCTATTGCTCTCGAGTCAATGGACTAAATAAACGTAGAAATATGTGCACTAGACcttataaaaaataaatttccTACATCTATACATAAATGTCTTCAAGgtttgaattgaaaataatacagaAAGCTGTTTTACAATCTAGGTAAAGGTACTGTCGTATATCGACCATTCAGTTCACGAAGGACAATTAACTAATCATGCTCGTTAGATACACAGATTTATTCCACTAAACA encodes the following:
- the MOT3 gene encoding Mot3p (similar to Saccharomyces cerevisiae MOT3 (YMR070W); ancestral locus Anc_2.533) — its product is MNDAGKRLMGNSDFTTGQYTAKQEPQSNFQSQNAQNNGPSQFENRSQQPLGQGFQRNNPLVQHPPINTLGKESGMFMNNSSINRSISNTSPMLYHWTKPTNTDEEKKADDNSDNGVPKQTSLIQQPYQRQSYPSDYTPIYHQQQPRFVGQQSVPPPPPPSTNHALPIQQDFQATIGHPQQAPVYGRVPLRNMNQTVIQAVPLHSQYFTAYGMPQIPTGQQEPLLISNAPPISYMPTIPTTVPVTTFQRQNSNALPNMYIDNGQKVPVQPEQIASKQYIPSTLNNVVHSHTNSNIYYTSPNYQMVPEDISRSHHSQNFITSQTVVTQPNFKTGQLPFSYPNIVAPKEERRNDSSFSIDNTNPNPDNANSNTTTIINNNNSNAVAIATILSMGEFDIESQSYRCRICEKKFKRRSWLKRHLLSHSSERHYLCPWCLSRHKRRDNLLQHMKLKHPNNLINELKLRNFISSQTAAASVAFVTSAAPSIMSINDGMNNTVAGTVDNAVSTPGYETGITIKDLISEGLINKEDVKRLLNILIDEYNN
- the NDAI0H01410 gene encoding uncharacterized protein, which translates into the protein MSKKSKVPSVYSANNEIGPIEDFKAVQGFKQGDSPNCETETLNHHADDRKYRGTNTAPVDFGNDSQSFFNIPINQKSNSNSECTINKPEEIHAQHPYNSTQRLPSFQESFCSLISPRLPIYNPMVTTASSRAISPIRPTINTVPIPIVSMPIQMVPSMTYHTSDAGENLHPSMSRHLMYENPSQNITSPHKYHDNDNKGEYLSKLDPNQDSSCQKEQTQRKEDGPYKLEKPLKNYYDTYYSKYLDHIESRKVKQRKRSLRVDSINSDDTEIGKSIREVGAKTLRPQITSENSCGIRPVRRRGVGQIRKEKE
- the TVP18 gene encoding Tvp18p (similar to Saccharomyces cerevisiae TVP18 (YMR071C); ancestral locus Anc_2.534) gives rise to the protein MALGITQFINIAGIVKDLKSFNFSVYGRWFGYINIILCIGLGISNLFHVNAVIAFGIVSIIQGLVILFIEIPFLLKICPLSERFIEFIKRFETNGYRCVFYLVMAIIQYCSIALMATSLIVVAVGLTISSISYAIAFTNHQEFQNTQILKNPTDPDFPREAVVREML